From a region of the Paralichthys olivaceus isolate ysfri-2021 chromosome 4, ASM2471397v2, whole genome shotgun sequence genome:
- the smyd1b gene encoding histone-lysine N-methyltransferase SMYD1b isoform X1 gives MENVAIFNSPGKGRGLKATKEFWAGDVIFSEPSLSAVVFDSLAERICHSCFRRQDKLQKCGQCKFAHYCDRTCQRAGWAEHKQECSAIKAFGKAPNENIRLVARIMWRLDKEGSVVSDMQLTTLEELEDHISDMQEEEMQDFKVDIHNFLDYWPRNSKQHTINDISHVFGVINCNGFTVSDQRGLQAVGVGLFPNLCLVNHDCWPNCTVIMNHGNQSAVNTMFHSQRRIELRSLGKIAEGEELMVSYVDYLNLSEERQRLLKTQYFFDCTCEHCKNHIKDDLKLGGREVDGVKPTEEQVKEATDYCFALLEKMDKARLNGDYHEVVKICRDCIEKTEPVLADTHIYLLRMWSTLSEVQAYLQYFDEAADYARKMVEGYLKLYHPNNAALGMAAMRAGVNHWQAGQIEVGHSMVCKAYAILMVTHGPTHPITKDLEAMRMQTEMELRMFKQNEYVYHSMREAALKNKPMTMMHEPKSMEEGIKNLFHRRK, from the exons ATGGAGAACGTGGCAATATTCAACTCACCTGGAAAAGGGAGGGGTCTGAAGGCGACCAAGGAGTTTTGGGCCGGGGATGTGATTTTTTCCGAGCCCAGTCTGTCGGCTGTTGTGTTTGACAG TCTTGCGGAGCGTATTTGCCACAGCTGTTTCCGCAGACAAGACAAGCTGCAGAAGTGCGGCCAGTGCAAGTTTGCTCATTATTGCGACCGTACCTGCCAGCGAGCCGGCTGGGCCGAACACAAGCAAGAGTGCAGTGCCATCAAAGCCTTTGGCAAAGCACCAAATGAGAACATCCG TTTGGTTGCCCGCATCATGTGGCGACTCGACAAGGAAGGGAGCGTGGTGTCTGACATGCAGCTGACGACACtagaggagctggaggatcaCATCAGCGATATGcaagaggaggagatgcaggACTTCAAAGTGGACATCCACAACTTCCTCGATTACTGGCCCAGAAACAGCAAACAGCACACAATCAACGACATCTCGCATGTTTTTGGAGTG ATTAACTGCAATGGCTTTACAGTCAGCGACCAGAGGGGTCTTCAGGCAGTGGGAGTCGGACTTTTCCCAAATTTGTGCCTTGTGAATCACGACTGCTGGCCCAACTGCACTGTAATCATGAATCATGGCAA tcaaTCGGCTGTGAATACTATGTTTCATTCTCAACGGAG GATTGAGCTGCGTTCTTTAGGTAAGATcgcagagggagaggagctgaTGGTCTCATACGTGGACTACTTGAATTTGTcagaagagagacaaagactgctgaaaacacaatatttctTTGACTGCACATGTGAGCACTGCAAGAACCACATCAAAGATGATTTGAAGTTGGGGGGAAGGGAAGTGGACGGAGTCAAG CCTACAGAGGAGCAGGTTAAAGAGGCAACAGACTACTGCTTTGCACTGCTGGAGAAGATGGACAAGGCTCGATTAAATGGCGACTACCACGAG GTGGTGAAAATCTGCAGAGATTGCATCGAGAAAACAGAACCAGTTTTGGCTGACACTCACATCTACTTGTTGAGGATGTGGAGCACGTTAAGTGAGGTGCAAGCTTACCTGCAGTACTTTGATGAAGCAGCGGATTACGCCCGTAAAATGGTGGAAGGATACTT GAAGCTCTACCACCCAAACAATGCTGCTCTCGGTATGGCTGCCATGAGAGCCGGAGTGAATCACTGGCAAGCTGGCCAGATAGAGGTTGGACATAGTATGGTCTGTAAGGCCTATGCCATTCTCATGGTCACCCACGGCCCTACACATCCCATCACCAAGGACCTGGAG GCGATGCGAATGcagacagagatggagctgAGGATGTTCAAGCAGAACGAGTATGTTTACCACAGTATGAGAGAGGCAGCACTGAAGAACAAACCAATGACCATGATGCATGAACCCAAGTCTATGGAGGAGGGAATCAAGAATCTCTTCCATCGGAGGAAGTAA
- the LOC109637014 gene encoding sepiapterin reductase-like, translating to MSTFGRGICIITGASKGFGRALAHEVSHFLEPGSILLLVARSGTLLQELKEELHSFNDKQQLIVHCIAVDLNTREGVNETVRIARQEAANEIDHVLLINNAGSLGEISGFENFTDLGMVNSYLSFNVSSALALTAGILQVFPCRAGLRWRVVNVSSIFALQALPSWVLYCTAKAARKMMFSVLAEEEPNVKVLSYSPGPMDTEMQEDILRLTGTSHCLFPCQESAIKLVKLLLGNDFPSGKHLDFFEV from the exons ATGTCAACTTTCGGAAGAGGGATCTGTATCATCACGGGAGCCTCTAAAGGGTTTGGAAGGGCGCTGGCACATGAA GTGTCCCACTTTCTGGAGCCTGGCTCCATCCTCCTGCTGGTGGCTCGCTCTGGGACTttgctgcaggagctgaaggaAGAGCTGCACAGCTTCaatgacaaacagcagctgattgTTCACTGCATCGCCGTCGACCTGAACACCAGAGAAGGGGTGAATGAAACTGTGAGGATAGCGAGGCAGGAGGCTGCAAATGAAATTGATCATGTGCTCCTTATTAACAACGCTG gctctTTGGGTGAGATTTCCGGATTCGAGAACTTCACAGATCTTGGAATGGTGAATTCCTATCTGTCCTTCAACGTCAGTTCAGCTCTGGCGCTGACTGCAGGAATCCTGCAGGTATTTCCATGCAGAGCCGGCCTGCGATGGAGAGTGGTCAACGTCTCGTCAATATTTGCATTACAGGCCTTACCGTCCTGGGTTCTGTACTGCACCGCCAAAGCCGCCAGGAAGATGATGTTCAGCGTTCTGGCTGAGGAGGAACCAAATGTCAAGGTCCTCAGCTATTCACCAG GTCCGATGGACACAGAGATGCAGGAGGATATTCTGAGGTTAACAGGCACCAGTCATTGTCTGTTTCCCTGCCAGGAGTCTGCAATCAAACTGGTTAAGTTGCTTCTTGGAAATGATTTTCCCTCAGGGAAACACCTCGACTTCTTTGAAGTGTGA
- the smyd1b gene encoding histone-lysine N-methyltransferase SMYD1b isoform X2 — protein sequence MENVAIFNSPGKGRGLKATKEFWAGDVIFSEPSLSAVVFDSLAERICHSCFRRQDKLQKCGQCKFAHYCDRTCQRAGWAEHKQECSAIKAFGKAPNENIRLVARIMWRLDKEGSVVSDMQLTTLEELEDHISDMQEEEMQDFKVDIHNFLDYWPRNSKQHTINDISHVFGVINCNGFTVSDQRGLQAVGVGLFPNLCLVNHDCWPNCTVIMNHGKIELRSLGKIAEGEELMVSYVDYLNLSEERQRLLKTQYFFDCTCEHCKNHIKDDLKLGGREVDGVKPTEEQVKEATDYCFALLEKMDKARLNGDYHEVVKICRDCIEKTEPVLADTHIYLLRMWSTLSEVQAYLQYFDEAADYARKMVEGYLKLYHPNNAALGMAAMRAGVNHWQAGQIEVGHSMVCKAYAILMVTHGPTHPITKDLEAMRMQTEMELRMFKQNEYVYHSMREAALKNKPMTMMHEPKSMEEGIKNLFHRRK from the exons ATGGAGAACGTGGCAATATTCAACTCACCTGGAAAAGGGAGGGGTCTGAAGGCGACCAAGGAGTTTTGGGCCGGGGATGTGATTTTTTCCGAGCCCAGTCTGTCGGCTGTTGTGTTTGACAG TCTTGCGGAGCGTATTTGCCACAGCTGTTTCCGCAGACAAGACAAGCTGCAGAAGTGCGGCCAGTGCAAGTTTGCTCATTATTGCGACCGTACCTGCCAGCGAGCCGGCTGGGCCGAACACAAGCAAGAGTGCAGTGCCATCAAAGCCTTTGGCAAAGCACCAAATGAGAACATCCG TTTGGTTGCCCGCATCATGTGGCGACTCGACAAGGAAGGGAGCGTGGTGTCTGACATGCAGCTGACGACACtagaggagctggaggatcaCATCAGCGATATGcaagaggaggagatgcaggACTTCAAAGTGGACATCCACAACTTCCTCGATTACTGGCCCAGAAACAGCAAACAGCACACAATCAACGACATCTCGCATGTTTTTGGAGTG ATTAACTGCAATGGCTTTACAGTCAGCGACCAGAGGGGTCTTCAGGCAGTGGGAGTCGGACTTTTCCCAAATTTGTGCCTTGTGAATCACGACTGCTGGCCCAACTGCACTGTAATCATGAATCATGGCAA GATTGAGCTGCGTTCTTTAGGTAAGATcgcagagggagaggagctgaTGGTCTCATACGTGGACTACTTGAATTTGTcagaagagagacaaagactgctgaaaacacaatatttctTTGACTGCACATGTGAGCACTGCAAGAACCACATCAAAGATGATTTGAAGTTGGGGGGAAGGGAAGTGGACGGAGTCAAG CCTACAGAGGAGCAGGTTAAAGAGGCAACAGACTACTGCTTTGCACTGCTGGAGAAGATGGACAAGGCTCGATTAAATGGCGACTACCACGAG GTGGTGAAAATCTGCAGAGATTGCATCGAGAAAACAGAACCAGTTTTGGCTGACACTCACATCTACTTGTTGAGGATGTGGAGCACGTTAAGTGAGGTGCAAGCTTACCTGCAGTACTTTGATGAAGCAGCGGATTACGCCCGTAAAATGGTGGAAGGATACTT GAAGCTCTACCACCCAAACAATGCTGCTCTCGGTATGGCTGCCATGAGAGCCGGAGTGAATCACTGGCAAGCTGGCCAGATAGAGGTTGGACATAGTATGGTCTGTAAGGCCTATGCCATTCTCATGGTCACCCACGGCCCTACACATCCCATCACCAAGGACCTGGAG GCGATGCGAATGcagacagagatggagctgAGGATGTTCAAGCAGAACGAGTATGTTTACCACAGTATGAGAGAGGCAGCACTGAAGAACAAACCAATGACCATGATGCATGAACCCAAGTCTATGGAGGAGGGAATCAAGAATCTCTTCCATCGGAGGAAGTAA